The Bacteroidota bacterium genome window below encodes:
- a CDS encoding 4Fe-4S binding protein, with protein sequence MTKILSKNRIYILIVLGIMIYAGVSRYHISLWWVIGFGVFVGIIWGKVFCRWMCPIGLMMELMMKLSPDDTFKNMYQYHKIGCPIAWISGYLNKFSFYKIQFNQDSCKNCGLCDKACYLTNIDQKKFSLYKPQMINPAINYSCSKCLSCVAECPNGSLSYKPLIPFIKTKIYK encoded by the coding sequence ATGACTAAGATACTGTCAAAAAATCGTATTTATATTCTCATAGTTCTTGGAATAATGATTTATGCAGGGGTAAGTCGATATCATATTTCGTTATGGTGGGTTATTGGTTTTGGTGTTTTCGTTGGAATTATTTGGGGAAAGGTTTTTTGTCGTTGGATGTGCCCTATCGGGTTGATGATGGAGTTGATGATGAAACTAAGCCCCGACGACACTTTTAAAAATATGTACCAGTATCACAAAATCGGTTGTCCGATCGCATGGATTTCAGGCTATTTAAATAAATTCTCGTTTTATAAAATTCAATTTAATCAAGATAGTTGCAAAAATTGTGGGCTTTGTGATAAAGCCTGCTATTTGACCAATATCGATCAAAAGAAATTTAGCTTATATAAACCCCAAATGATAAATCCGGCAATAAATTATAGTTGTTCGAAATGTCTAAGTTGTGTTGCCGAATGCCCGAACGGAAGTTTAAGTTACAAACCATTGATCCCCTTCATCAAAACAAAGATTTATAAATAA
- a CDS encoding thioredoxin, with product MKLLQTNIHEIETASELEKIINENENVMVCCGRMGPMCIPVYELMEELEEERENVKFYTMAFDNPQAAPIRNATQTRGFMGIPFTMYYKNGKVIEATSSIQSMKQVTNILDEHFSS from the coding sequence ATGAAATTACTACAAACAAATATTCATGAGATTGAAACAGCAAGTGAATTGGAAAAAATCATCAATGAAAACGAAAATGTAATGGTATGTTGTGGACGCATGGGGCCAATGTGTATCCCTGTTTACGAATTGATGGAAGAATTGGAAGAAGAACGTGAAAATGTGAAATTCTATACCATGGCATTTGATAATCCGCAAGCAGCACCTATCCGAAATGCAACTCAAACCCGTGGATTTATGGGAATTCCTTTTACCATGTATTATAAAAATGGAAAAGTGATAGAGGCCACTTCAAGCATACAGAGCATGAAGCAAGTGACCAATATATTAGATGAGCATTTTTCATCTTAA